Proteins from a genomic interval of Lycium ferocissimum isolate CSIRO_LF1 chromosome 2, AGI_CSIRO_Lferr_CH_V1, whole genome shotgun sequence:
- the LOC132046439 gene encoding thaumatin-like protein 1b, which translates to MAKPQVLLPLFCLSFVFLFSGVLSATFTLVNQCSYTVWPGILSGAGTTQLSPTGFQLNPGQAIPVSVPAGWSGRLWGRTFCSQDSTTGKFTCVTGDCGSGTLECIGGAAPPATLAEFTLNGAGGLDFYDVSLVDGYNLPMLVTPQGGTNCSATGCVVDLNGPCPSELKLIGSGGSECVTCKSACGAFGDPKYCCSGPYATPDTCKPTDYSEFFKSSCPRAYSYAYDDGTSTFTCASADYVITFCPAPSTSQKSLGGKYAGGSNVSLVSSSGISTSGPLPLFTSLTITILAALWLLRHLH; encoded by the exons ATGGCGAAACCCCAAGTCTTACTTCCCCTGTTCTGTTTATCTTTTGTATTCCTATTTTCAG GGGTGTTGTCAGCAACATTTACATTAGTAAACCAGTGCAGTTATACAGTGTGGCCAGGGATATTATCAGGTGCTGGAACTACCCAGCTTTCTCCTACAGGATTTCAGCTGAATCCTGGACAGGCCATACCCGTTTCAGTTCCAGCAGGTTGGTCAGGTCGTTTATGGGGTCGAACTTTTTGCTCCCAAGATTCCACTACAGGTAAATTCACATGCGTTACAGGTGATTGCGGCTCCGGAACATTAGAGTGCATCGGTGGAGCTGCACCACCAGCCACTCTAGCCGAGTTCACACTCAATGGAGCCGGTGGGCTCGATTTCTATGACGTCAGCCTTGTAGATGGTTATAATTTACCTATGTTAGTGACCCCACAAGGTGGGACCAACTGTTCTGCAACTGGGTGTGTTGTTGATCTTAATGGGCCATGTCCATCTGAGCTGAAGTTGATTGGTAGTGGTGGTAGTGAGTGCGTGACGTGTAAGAGCGCGTGTGGAGCGTTTGGGGATCCAAAGTATTGTTGTAGCGGGCCTTATGCTACGCCTGATACATGTAAGCCGACGGATTACTCGGAGTTTTTTAAGAGTTCATGCCCACGCGCATATAGCTATGCGTATGATGATGGAACTAGCACCTTCACTTGTGCTTCTGCAGATTATGTCATCACATTTTGTCCTGCTCCTTCCACTAG CCAGAAATCATTAGGAGGAAAATACGCTGGTGGCAGCAATGTTTCATTGGTCAGTAGCAGTGGTATTTCAACCTCAGGTCCATTACCACTTTTTACAAGCTTGACGATCACCATTCTAGCAGCCCTTTGGCTGTTGAGGCATTTGCATTGA
- the LOC132046440 gene encoding cold shock domain-containing protein 3-like, whose protein sequence is MAVETSRMTGTVSKFNNQKGYGFIKPDDGSEDLFVHQSEIKSDGYRSLYEGQKVEFTMTVKGDKYQAIDVTGPHGAPLNNGKGNSNTRGSDGGYGYRRNGNGGVCYSCGRTGHLARDCDRSVGGGRGGCYNCGVAGHLARDCDRSGGVAVGGGGGGCYTCGGYGHMAKECPSSGRLGARGGGGGGACYTCGVQGHLARDCPGEGGGGNYGRYGGGSGGGKCYNCGVAGHFARECTAQSVK, encoded by the coding sequence ATGGCGGTGGAGACATCAAGAATGACTGGTACAGTTTCCAAGTTCAATAACCAAAAAGGTTACGGTTTCATCAAACCTGATGATGGATCAGAAGATCTATTCGTTCATCAATCTGAGATCAAATCTGATGGCTATCGTTCTCTTTACGAAGGTCAAAAAGTGGAGTTTACCATGACTGTTAAGGGTGATAAGTATCAGGCTATTGATGTCACTGGACCCCATGGTGCTCCTCTCAATAATGGCAAGGGAAACAGTAACACACGTGGCAGTGATGGTGGTTATGGTTATAGAAGGAATGGCAATGGTGGTGTGTGCTATAGTTGTGGGAGGACTGGACATTTAGCTAGGGACTGTGATCGTAGCGTTGGTGGTGGAAGAGGTGGTTGTTATAACTGTGGTGTTGCTGGGCATTTAGCTAGGGATTGTGACCGTAGTGGTGGTGTTGCTGTTGGAGGAGGCGGTGGTGGTTGTTACACGTGTGGTGGGTATGGTCATATGGCTAAAGAATGTCCGAGTAGTGGACGTCTTGGTGCTCGTGGTGGTGGAGGTGGCGGGGCTTGTTATACATGTGGGGTACAAGGACACTTGGCAAGAGATTGTCCCGGTGAAGGAGGTGGTGGTAATTATGGGAGATATGGTGGTGGTAGTGGAGGAGGCAAGTGTTACAACTGTGGGGTGGCGGGGCATTTTGCTAGGGAATGCACTGCTCAATCTGTGAAGTGA
- the LOC132046438 gene encoding ferredoxin--NADP reductase, leaf-type isozyme, chloroplastic: MATAVSAAVSLPSSKTTSFPTRTSIISPEKINFNKVPLYYRSVSGGSRVVSIRAQVTTEAPAKVEKISKKQDEGVVVNKFRPKEPYIGRCLLNTKITGDDAPGETWHMVFSTEGEVPYREGQSIGVIADGEDANGKPHKLRLYSIASSALGDFGDSKTVSLCVKRLVYTNDKGEEVKGVCSNFLCDLKPGADVKITGPVGKEMLMPKDPNATIIMLATGTGIAPFRSFLWKMFFEKHEDYKFNGLAWLFLGVPTSSSLLYKEEFEKMKEKAPENFRLDFAVSREQTNEKGEKMYIQTRMAQYAEELWTMLQKENTFIYMCGLKGMESGIDEIMSSLAERDGLVWADYKKQLKKAEQWNVEVY; this comes from the exons atgGCTACTGCAGTAAGTGCTGCAGTCTCTCTTCCATCATCCAAGACCACCTCTTTTCCCACTAGAACCTCCATCATCTCCCCAGAAAAGATCAACTTTAACAAG GTGCCATTGTACTACAGAAGTGTGTCAGGTGGTAGCAGAGTGGTTTCTATCAGAGCCCAAGTGACCACTGAGGCTCCTGCTAAAGTTGAGAAGATTTCAAAGAAACAGGATGAGGGTGTTGTTGTCAACAAGTTCAGGCCAAAGGAGCCTTACATTGGTAGATGTCTACTCAACACTAAGATCACTGGTGATGATGCACCTGGTGAAACTTGGCACATGGTCTTCAGCACTGAGG GAGAGGTCCCATATAGAGAAGGCCAATCCATTGGTGTGATTGCTGATGGTGAAGATGCCAATGGGAAGCCTCACAAGCTTAGATTGTACTCCATTGCTAGCAGTGCCCTTGGTGACTTCGGTGACTCCAAAACC GTTTCTCTGTGTGTCAAAAGGCTTGTGTACACCAATGACAAAGGGGAAGAAGTTAAAGGAGTTTGCTCAAACTTCTTAT GTGACTTGAAGCCTGGAGCAGATGTCAAGATTACTGGACCTGTTGGCAAAGAAATGCTCATGCCAAAAGATCCAAATGCTACCATTATAATG CTTGCCACTGGAACTGGAATTGCTCCTTTCCGTTCATTCCTATGGAAAATGTTCTTCGAAAAGCACGAGGATTACAAG TTCAATGGTTTGGCATGGCTGTTCTTGGGTGTGCCTACCAGCAGCTCACTCCTTTACAAGGAG GAATTcgaaaaaatgaaggagaaggcCCCAGAAAACTTCAGATTGGACTTTGCTGTGAGCAGAGAGCAAACTAATGAGAAAGGTGAAAAGATGTACATCCAAACCAGAATGGCTCAATATGCTGAAGAACTATGGACTATGCTACAGAAAGAAAACACATTCATCTACATGTGTGGACTCAAGGGCATGGAGTCCGGAATTGATGAAATTATGTCTTCACTTGCTGAAAGAGATG GTCTTGTCTGGGCGGACTACAAGAAGCAATTGAAGAAGGCAGAGCAATGGAATGTGGAAGTCTActaa